The genome window CTGAATGCCTGCGACAAGTGGAAAAACTTCAGGAGTTATCCTTTTTACTGGTGCAGGAGTCGGTATGACCCAGGTTTCAGATAAACCCGCTGAACGTCCACGGGGGCTTGAACAACGAGAAGAGCGTGAGCCCGGAGCAGGAGGCGTCGTGCCTGTGGAGTTGACGCGGTTGTTCAACCAGATGTGGGCTGAGGACGGTGAGGGCTCAGGCGGGGGCGCTTACCTATCGAGATCAAAGTCACTGGGCGGTGCCGCGATGATCGAGGCGCTTGCCGAACAGCTGGCGACGCGTCTGCAGGGCGCCTCGCAGTGGCCGCTTCAGGCGGTGTTCCACTTGCCTCGTCTGGGGCGAATCAATGCCAGTGTGCACCGCGAGCAGAGCAGTTGGAGTATCGATTTGGAGGCGCAAGAGGAAGCGACGGCGCGATGGCTCAGCGGTATGCGGCAACAATGTGAGGATCGCTTCGCACGCATGCTGGGACAGCCGGTCAGCGTGTTTTTACCCGATGCCGGCTGCGCATGCTAGTGCCGTTGCTGACATTACCTACGGTCAATGGCAACACAGTTGCTGCCCGACGCAGGCTGGGGCGTGGCCTGTGCATGCCGTTTCAGGTAGCCGGGCAGCGAGGTCAGCTGAGGCTCGAACCTGGGCGTGCCCCGGCACGTGGTGAGGTGGCGTGCTTCGATACGGTGTATGGCGTACTGGCGCTGGCCGACGCGGGGCCGCTGCTCAGCCTGCTGGGTGAGTGTCCTGTGACGCTGGCTCCGTCGGGCAACGATCCGGACTCCTGGTTTTGGACGTTGTTCCAGTATCACCTGAGTCCTCAGGTAAAAGCCCTGCTGGGTAATATTCGCTTGCTGGAGACCAAACCCTCCAAGGCGTTTGGCTGCCGACTTAGTGTGACCCTCGGGCAATCCCGGGTCGAGGGGTATATGTGGATGAGCGCCGAGAGCTTCCTGGCATTTTGCGACGCTGGGCTATGGCGTGCCACGGCCGGGCCGTTGCCCGCGTCGTTTCGGTTGGCGATTGCGGTGCCCCTTGGGCACTTGCAATTACCGATCGCCCAAGCACGCAGTCTGCGCACTGGGGATGTGTTGGTGCTTGAGCAGACCTTTTTCCACCCCCAGGGCAGTGGCCATGTCCAGGTTGGCAAACAGCGACTGCATGGGTGCATTGGCGATGACAGCGGGCCGTTGTGCCTGATCCTAACTTCAATCGAGGAGACGTCTGTGGACGAAGAATTTATAGCCCCCCACTACGCCGGGGATGAGGGCGATGAGCCTGTGATGGACGTATTCGGCCACGAGCCGTTCGATGAGTTGAGCATGGCGCTGAACGTACGCTGCGGCACGTTGAACCTGACCCTGGGCGAGTTGCGCAACCTCGCGCCAGGCGCGGTGCTGGGCATTACCGGTTACGCGCCAGGCACGGCTGGGCTCTATTACGGTGACCGACCGCTTGGTCAGGGGCAGTTGGTGGAAGTCGATGGGCGCCTGGGGTTGCAACTCTCCCGCGTGATGTTCGACCGATGACGTTTCAGGGGGTGGACCCCTTAATCCTGGCCTTACTACTGGCAACGTTGTCGTTGATGCCCATGCTGTTGATCGTCTGCACGGCGTTCCTGAAGATCGTGATTGTGCTGATGATCACCCGCAACGCCATTGGTGTGCAGCAGGTGCCGCCGAGCATGGCCATCAATGGCATCGCGCTTGCGGCCACGCTGTTTATCATGGCGCCTGTGGGGTATGAAGTCGCCGAGAACGTCAAAGCGTCGCCGCTTGACCTGAGCAGCGTGCAAACGTTCTTGCAGACCGGAAATGAAGCCATCAAACCGTTGCGTGCCTTCATGTTGCGCAACATCGATCCGGATGTGCTGACACACCTGCTTGAAAACACCGCACGCCTGTGGCCGGCGCAGATGGCCCAAGAGGTGCAGCGCGAGGACTTTATCCTGTTGATCCCGGCGTTCGTGTTGTCGCAACTGCAGGCGGGGTTCGAGATCGGCTTCCTGATCTATATCCCCTTCATCGTCATCGACTTGATTGTCTCCAACCTGCTGTTGGCGCTGGGCATGCAAATGGTCTCGCCGATGACCATTTCCCTGCCGCTCAAATTACTGTTGTTCGTGCTGGTGTCCGGTTGGTCACGGTTGTTCGATAGTCTGTCCCTCTCTTATCTCTGAGTGGTTTATGGAACCCATCGTGCTGTTCAAGCAAGGCATGTTGCTGGTGGTTGTGCTGTCGGCACCGCCGTTGATCATAGCAGTGGTGGTGGGCGTGATGACGTCCCTGGTGCAGGCGTTGATGCAGGTGCAGGACCAGACATTGCCCTTCGGCATCAAGCTGGTGGCGGTGGGGATCACACTCATCATGACCGGCCGTTGGATTGGCGTGGAGTTGATCCAGCTGATGAACCTGACCTTTGACATGATCGGCCGGTCGGCCTTGAACTGAGACCCTGCCCATGCAGCTCTATCTCGAGTATTTGCCCAGCCTGGTGATCGGCATGGCGCGCATCTACCCTTGTGGCATTTTGGTCGCGGCGTTCTGTTTTCAGCATATAAAGGGCATGCCGCGCCATACCATCGTGATGGTGTTGGCCTTGATGCCTGCACCGGGTATCCATGCGGCGCTGGCGGGACAGGATTACTCCTCGATGCTGCTGATTGCGCTGGTGCTCAAGGAAGTGGCTCTGGGCGTTTTACTGGGCGTGCTGCTATCGATGCCGTTCTGGATGTTTGAGTCCGTGGGTGCGCTGCTGGATAACCAGCGCGGCGCCTTGGCCGGTGGTCAGCTCAACCCGTCGCTGGGACCGGACGCGACGCCGATCGGGCACTTGTTCAAGCAACTGGCGATTTTCCTGCTGATGGCGAGCTTGGGGTTGGGCGCGTTGACCCAAGTCATCTGGGACAGTTACCTGATCTGGCCACCCACTGTGTGGTTCCCGTTGCCGGCGGCGAATGGCATGAGTGTGTTCATTGGTCTGTTGGGTGACACCTTTACGCACATGATGCTCTACGCTGCGCCGTTTATTGCGGTGCTGTTGTTGCTGGAGTTCGGCATCGCTCTGCTGGGGGTCTACAGCCAACAGTTACAAGTGAGTACGCTGGCGCCACCGGTAAAGAGCCTGGCGGGGATTGGTATTCTCTTGCTCTACTACGCGCTGTTGCAGGACCTGATCGTCGGGCGCATGGGGCTGTTGGGCGATCTTAAGCATTCAGTGGGGCTGTTGATCAAGGTCGCTATCCCATGAGTGACTCCGGCGAAAAAAAGCACCCGGCGTCTGCCAAGAAGCTGCGTGACCAGCGCAAGAAGGGCCAGGTTGCCCAAAGCCAGGATGTGGCAAAGCTGGTGGCGTTGACGGCCATCAGCGAAATTGCCTTGTTCACCGCCGAGAGCAGCCTGCAACGCTTCCAACAATTGATGCTGCTGCCGATGTCACGCCTGGCTCAGCCCTTTGCGCGAGCGTTGGAGGAGGTGTTGTTTGAAGGGATGGTGGTTTTTTTCTCATTTGCCCTGTTGATGGCCGGGGTGGCGATCGCCGCCAAGCTGATCAGCAGTTGGATGCAGTTCGGATTGCTGTTTGCACCGGAGACCCTGAAGCTGGATTTCAATCGCCTCAACCCGATCAGCCAAATCAAGCAAATGTTCTCGGCCCAGCAGTTGATGAACTTGTTGATGAGCGTCGCAAAAGCCTGCCTGATCGCGTTGATTCTGTATGTGGTGATCTGGCCCTCATTGGGCACGCTGATCAATTTGGCCACCAGTGATCTGCAGAGTTACATCCTGGCGTTGATCGCGTTGTTCCGTCACCTGTTGCATGTCTGCCTCGGCATGCTGCTGGTGCTGGCGCTCATCGACCTGATCATGGCGAAGCACTTTTTTGCCAAGCGCATGCGCATGACCCAGGTGGAGGTGGTCAAAGAGTACAAGGACATGGAAGGCGACCCCCATGTAAAAGGCCAGCGGCGCGCACTGGCGCAACAATTGGCCCAGGAGGAGCCGAAGGTCAAGCTGCCCAAGCTGGAAGAGGCCGATATGCTGGTGGTCAACCCGACGCACTTTGCTGTCGCCTTGTATTACCGTCCCGGTAAAACCCCGCTGCCCTTGCTGGTCAGCAAAGGTACGGATGCAGAAGCCCGTAAACTGATCCATCGCGCCAAGGTTGCCGACGTACCGGTGATCCAGTGCGTGTGGCTGGCCCGTACGCTCTACACGAGAAAGCTGGGTGCCAGTATCCCCCGCGAAACCCTGCAGGCGGTTGCAGTGATTTACCGCACCTTGCGTGAGCTCGATGATGAAGCCAAGCGCGAAACCCTGGAGTTGCCGGAGCTTGAGCAACGTTGATCAGCGGATTCTATCTGCGTCCAAGGTTTGCAGATTGGCCAGCGACAGCAGCCGGCTGAGGACTCTGTCCACAGTACTGTGGGTTGTGGGCAGGGCGTGCCAGATCACCAGAGCGTCTTGGTCGTCGACGTAGATAAAACAACCATCGAACGCCAGCGCCTGCTCAAATCGCCTTTCCAACACCCGCTGCAATTGCCCGGCCTGCACTGCTTCGCGAGCGATCTTCAGTGCCAGTCCCGGGCGGTTTCCAGCCTGCAGTGCGCAAGCGCTGATACCGGGTGCCAGGGACAGGTGAGCGGCAGTGCCGCTCACCAGGTTATCCAGAAATACCTGGCGTTGATCGTCAGGCATTCGCTGGCGATTCATCGTTCCAGTGACACGGTCTGGTAGTCCGCACGCTCGCCGGCGGGGCCGGGTTCGACGCGCATCGATGAGGGCCACCAGATCACCATCTTGTCTTTGGTCGATTGTGGGCGTGAGCACGAATCACCTTTGCAGGTGGGCGTACAGCCGCTGACGAGCAATGCTGCACCGATCAAGATGATGGGTAACGGTCTGTATTTCATGGCATGGCCTTCTGAGCGGGTGTGATCAAGGAGGGGCGGGGCACACTGAGGTGTTCATCCTTCACTACGGGGCGCATGGCGACAAATACCTCGGCCTCTTCGCCCGGCTTGAGCCAGGCGCGCGGCCACACGGTGACTGCCAGTGTCTGCGAGTTGCTGCACTCTTTCTCGTCGATACGGACGTTACGGTTGAACTGGTTGCGCAATACCACGACCGCCACGTTGTATTCCGGGCCTGCGTACCACTGGCTGCGCTCTGTGTTCAGTGACAGCAGGTCGCGGGTGCTGCATAGGGTGTTCAGCCCCAGAGGCATCGGTGCCGCCTTGAAAGCCTTGGGGACTTCCCCGCTGACCAGATGCGCCAGGGTGGCGGTGATGTCACTGCGTTTTATGACGGGCTGATGGGGGGCGTAGCGTCTGGCCAGCGGTGCCAGGGCCGCTTGCAACTCGGCTTGATCGGCTTGCGGCAAGTAGCGCGACGAGTCGTCCTGGTCGCCGATGACGCGTGGGGTGAGGATGAACAGGCGTTCACGGCGATTGTTCTGGCGTTCGCTCGAGGAAAACAATGCCTTGCCCAACAGCGGAATATCGCCCAATAGAGGGACCTTTCTTTGCCTGTCGGCACTTTCAGTGACATGGAAGCCGCCAACCACCAGCGAGCGCTTTTCCGCCATCACGGCCTGGGTGCTGACCTTGCCCCGGCGTACATCAAGGTGGTTGGGATCAGGGTTGCTCTCGTCGAAATTGCCATCTTCAATGTCCACGGCCAAATGGATCTGGTGACTGCCGCGACTGGTGGTAACCCTGGGGATCACCTGGAAACTGGTGCCCACGGTGACCGGCAAAATGGTTGCGTATTCACTGCCGCGAGTGAGGTACTGGGTGCGGTTGAAGTCGATTACCGCTGGTTGGTTTTCCAGGGTGAGCACCGAAGGGTTCGAGACCATGGTTGCCAGTCCCTTTTCTTCGAGCGCGCGTATGTCGGCGTAGAAGCGATCGCGGTGTTCAATCGACAGCTGCGACGAGGTCCCGGGTGCCATGTTGACGCCACCCCGGAAGCGGCTGTTCTGGAAACTCCAGTTCACCCCGAATTCGCGCAGCTGCGTACGCTCGATATCGAGAATGATCGCATCGATTTCGATCAGCTTGCGCGCGACATCGAGTTGGTTGATCAGCTCGCGGTACATGGCCTGGCGTTCAGGCAGGTCATAAATAAGCACCGCGTTGTTGCGCACATCGGCTTCGACGCGTATTCGACCGCCGGACACCGGTGCTCGCGGGGTCAGTGCCGGCGCTGCGTCCACGTGTCCTGTGTGGCCGTTGGCACCGAGTATCTGGCCCAGCAGCGGGTTTCCCAACCGCGGCACATTTGGCGTGAGAGGGGCTGGCTGGGATGTTGGGCGTTGGAGCTGTCCTGTGAGCGTCGAAGCGGAACGCGGTTCCAGCAGCCCGCGTAAAATGCTGGCGACCCCAGGCACATTGAGCTTTTCGCCACGGTAATCCACCTGGCGGTCCCCCGCATTGGCGAACTTCAGTGGGTAACTGAGCACGCTCTGTTTCTCATCTGGTGAGCGGCGTTGGCTGCTGAAGTGCTTGATCTGTTCGATGTAACGCTTGGGACCGGAGACGAGTACCACACCGTCTTCCGGTAACTCGCCCCAACCGAAACGGCTGTCGAGCAGGCCAATATCGCTGAGCGCCTGCTTGAGGTCCGCTATCGTCTCTGAAGAGACCTCCAGGCGCGCGGACTCCTGCTGGTCCAGCGTGCTGACGAATAGGGTGTTGTTGTACAGATACCACTGAAAACGATGCTCGACGGCCAGCCTGTCCAGCATGGACTGCGGGGTATTCGCGCGGATCTTGCCGTTGACGTTGCCTTCCAGCAGGCCTTCGATTTGCAACTGTGTGCCGAAGGTCTGAGCGAAGTCTTCAAGCACGTCCCTTAGCGGTTTGTGCTCTGCCTCATAAGCATAGGCGGTGTTCTTCCACTCGGCGGGAATGGCAGCAAAACTGTTGTGCGCCGGAGCGAGCACACAGGCCAGTGCGATCAGGCATCGCCAACCTGCACGTCGAAGTGAAATTTCAGGCGGGTTTACGCGCAAGCTGCTGCGCTTGTGGTGTTTGTTATACATGATAGGTTCTCTATTTCAGTGCAGCGGCTTACGTAACGCAGTGGCGTGGCTCTTGCGCGCAGGTTTCGCTTGGCGAGCAACGACTCTGCGCCAGGTATCGCGCTGGTTCAGGAGTGCCTCAAGAGCGTTCAACAGTTGGTCCAGGCTGCAACCCCGTGACAGGCCTTGCATCAGCCAGAGGTGGCCGGTACTGGGACATAGGGCCAGTGTGCCCTTGAAATGCGCCAGGCTGGGTCCTCCGAGACGCAGCCAGGCCTGCAATGGGTAGCTTGTGAGACCAGGGCGAGTCAGTTGAATACGCAGCAGCAGATGATTTTCATGGCAATTCAGGCTCAGCTCGTCGTCGTTTTCATACAGCCTCGCGTTCGATTGATGGCCATTCAAACAATCAAGCAAGGCTGAGCGCCAATCATCAGGAGCTGTTTGCGAGAACATAGTTGATCGTCTCGTTCTTGAGGCTGTGCAAGGCTGACGCCATCGACATTTTCTTGGCCATGCCGAGTGATTGCTCGGTCATCTGGGTGAACAGCGTTTTCAGCTCTTCTATGTCTTGCATTTCATGAATGCCATTTGTGAATTGACTGAAGTTTCTTTCGTCCTGGGCCAGCTCTCGGTATAGCTTCGGAAGCCTGCGGTCGTCACCAATCATGGGTTGTCTCCGGTGGTTGCTAGCTGATGTGTGGCCGCAGATGTGTAACAGGTTCCATCTGTCTGGAAATTTGTTAAAAAACATCGCTCACCGACACCGTGAGTCACTTGAGGGGGGGGGTATCAGATGGTCCAGAGCATCGACCCAATTGATATGAAGGCCGCCGTCTTCTGTTTCGAGCAGCAGTGACTGGGCGCTGACTTCGTTGTCGACTCGAGGTGTCCAAGGCACATCCCCCCGGCGAGCGAGCCACTGCTCGACGGCTTCTCGGTCTTGTGGATGGCACAGCAGGGTTGCGCTGACGGGCGGCAGTTGAGCCGCCAGCAGTTGGTTGAGTAGGGCGCTGATGCGTTGAGGGGGCACGGTCTCATCCAGGAAACCCCGAATGGCGGTGTTGATCACTGAGGTCGCGACCTGTTCCAGGCCCTCATGCATCGCCTGACGTTCCGACTCCCAGCGTTGCAGAATGGGGTTGGCGCGTTGCCAGAAGTGTTCGCGTGCATCTTCCACCACACGCTCACACTGGGCTTGAGTCTGTTCTATGAGTGAACGTGCCTGAGCTTGGGCGTGCTCGATCAACTTGCTGGCCTGAGTGAAGTCGACAAGCATTTCCCGAGGAATCAGAGCCGACGGCAACGGTGTGTTAACGGTGTGCACCTCGATTTTTTTGCCGCAGAACATACTGGGGGTTCTCACGAAGGCAGGTGTTGGGTTTCGTTGAGGGGGGTTGAAGTTGCCCGCCAGAGCGCGGCTTGCCACATGGTGTCCAAGCGGCCGTGGGTGCTGAGCAACCTGGGGTGGGATTCCAGTTCAAGTACTCGCTCGCGGGCAAAGCTCAGACGCAAACGCTGCCAGATGGCCGGTGATACCCAGGCGCGCAGGTAATGCAGCGGGTCGTCAACGTTCACCGGCAACAGCACCTCGGGTGTCATTGCCTTGGTCAGGCGCTGGCACCAGAGGTGATGTGCCTGGTTCAAGCGGCTGTCGTGGCTGGGGTTGTCTATTTCTCTGACCAATAAAAGAGCAAGGTCTTGTTGTGACGGACTACAGGTCAGTACCAGTTGAAATACAGGCTCAGAAGGGCGGGGAGGAAGTTCAGGCTCGATCTCGAACAGAAGGCTCACCCGTTGATGATAAGCGCGTGAAAGCGCCTCTGTTTCCACAAAGCGGTTCTGCATGCGCCAGTCGCGGTGCGCGTTTTCCCATGGGGAAACCCACCATCGAACCCACATGAGGTTCTTATTCATAAGAAGGTACGGTCGCAGACTCTTTCGGCGGGTTGTCCTTGGTCCGTCGGCGCCAGAATAACCATGCAGCACCTCCCAGCAGTAAGGCGATCAAGGAGGCCATGATACTGGTGCGCCAGAACACGAGGTCTTGCTCCGGTACCAGGAAGGGCCCGAGGTAGTTGAGTTGCTGCGTCTCCTGATAAGCGGTAGCCGGCACGAAAACGACGGTCAGTTTTTGCGTATTTTCTATCGCTGAGGCCATACCGGGGATGCTGCTGGCAACCATTCTGCGCACGCGCGGTTGAATGTTGTCGGGGTCTAGTCGCGGATCATGCTTGATAAACACCGAGGCGGACGCCGGTTGTACCGGTTCTCCAGGCGCCACCCGCTCCGGCAGCACAACATGGACACGCGCAACGATCACACCATCGATGTTCGACAGCGTGGCTTCCAATTCTTGTGACAGTGCATAGATATAGCGCGCCCGCTCTTCCAGCGGGGTGGAAATTACCCCCTCTTTGCGAAAGATATCTCCTAACGTGGAGCGGCCCACTTTGGGTAGACCGGCGGCCTCCAGCGTGCGAACAGCACGGCTGATGTCGTTGGCCCGGACGCGAACGACCACGCCGTCTTTGGCCGGAATCTTCTGGGCGCGGATCTGCTTGTCCGCCAGCTCGGCAACGACTTCGTTGGCTTCCTGCTCGGACAACTGGCGATGGAGTTCAACACTCTCACCGCAGCCGGCGAGCATCAATGTCGATAAACAAAAGAGTGTGATGGATAGATAGCGATGCATGCGTCTAAGCCAGGTTGGAGATTTTATCGACGCCTTTCACCAGCATGCCGAGCACCTTGACTCGACTGACCACTTCAAAATTCGCGAGGGCGAGTGATTGTGGCAGTGCATAGGATTCTTTGGTCTGCTTGTTCCGCAGGGTGTCATCCATCCCTTTTTTCACGCGCTTGAACGACGACTCAGAAGCGCTCAGGTTGAATAAGCTAACGGGAATAACAGGGGGGGTACTTTTGAAGAGCTCTGCGGAATGATCAAGTTGCGCGTTGAAGAAATTCATATCAGCGATCTCATCAAATGCGGCGGGCGATTCAGCCAGAACCCCCCTGGACCCTATTTTCACGCGCTCGGCGTCGTCGATGTACATATGAAACTCCTTGAAATCTGTCTATTACAGTGCTGGCGATGACAGGGGTACTGGCACTCCCCAGCGCCAGCAGGGGAGGCCAGGATTACTTAGCGTGGATATTGGACCTTGCCAGCGATCGTCATTTTCGAGTTGGCGCTATCAACCGCCTTGCTTGTCTTCGTGTCTTGGACGCCTTCTATGAGTCTCTCAACGGCAGTTTGCTGATTTTGTAGCCTGGCCCACGCTGCTGTACTATCTACCGGACTAATTGGAGTAGTCATTCAAGTTACCTCTTTACTGAATATGAGAGTGTGCAGCGGTGGTTCTGCGTCTGCACAGTTTTTGAGCGATTGTGCTGCTCATATCCTGAGTGACTGATGCCGTGAGATTCGTTCCTGATTTTAACAAGGTGTATGTTTGTAAATATTTCAAGCTTGTTTAAAGTGAGTGAGCTTGAAATCAGCTCGGCTAACTCTGCTTGGCTTCAAGGGGTGAATACTTTTAGTTGTTTCATTCGATAGTAAAGCGTGCGAAGCGCGACCCCCAACTCTGTGGCTGCACTGTCGACGCTGTGTTCATGCCGCTGCAGCGACTCTTCAATCAATACTTTTTCGATCTGTTGCAGGCGTGCCTTCAAATTCATCTCTGTCTGGGGGGTAACGCTCGTAGGGAGCGGGGTTAGGCCCAACACGAAGCGTTTAGCGGCTGAACGAAGTTCGCGAACGTTGCCGAGCCAGGGGTGGCAGAGTAATTGCTGTAGTAGCGCGCCTGCTGGCGCTTGCACGGGGCACTTAAAGGCCTCTGCTTCTTGTTTGATCATATTAAGAAACAACGGAATAATGAGCTCCCGTCGCTCCCGCAAAGGGGGAAGATGGATATTGACGATATTGAGACGGAAATACAGATCCCGTCGAAAGGCGCCTCGTTCCACCATCTCATGCAGGGACTGCTGGGCAGAAGCGATGACACGCATATCCACTTGGATGAATCGGGTCGAGCCCAGGCGTTCGACCCCTCGACATTCCAGTACCCGCAGCAGCTTGGCTTGGAGCGACAACGGCATGCTATCGATTTCGTCGAGGTACAAGGTGCCCAAATGGGCGGCTTCTACAAAGCCGGCCCGCGATTGCATCGCGCCGGTATAGGCACCGCTGTTGACACCGAACAATTGGCTCTCGGCAAGGGTTTCCGGTATGGCGGCACAGTTGACCGCAACAAAGTTTCCTTTGCGTCCGGATAAACAATGTATGCGTTGCGCCAGAGTGTCTTTTCCTGTGCCTGTTTCTCCGAGTAACAGAACATCAATGTTGAGTGGGGCGGTATTGCTGATAGCGTATTCAATGTCAGGGCAGTCGATGAAAGGTATGTCATTCAACAAGTTGTTTTGGTCAGGGATCAGCATAATGCTCCACTACTTTCGCAACTTTGTGGGGGGCGTCGGTTTCAGTAAACCGTAAACCAACAAGGTTGTCATCGTGTTTGCATGGAAGGGCGGTTGCTGACAAGTCTGAATGGGAAAGTTCTTGGAAAATGCAAGAGGCTGTTCGGCTTATATGTTCTTACGGGTGTAGGGGGAGTCTTTAATTTTGATGGAGTAGTTTGATGGGAGACTGATTTGTGTTGGGCCGGTCTCGTTTTAGGTGCTTCAAATAGTGTGTATAAGTGTGTAAAAGTTTAAAGGGGGTACAAAAAAGCCGATGCAGGGCATCGGCTTTTGATTCACAGCAGCGACGTTTACACGTTGAAACGGAAGTGCATCACATCGCCATCTTTCACGATGTACTCCTTACCTTCCAAACGCCACTTGCCCGCTTCCTTGGCACCGGCCTCACCCTTGAACTGGATGAAGTCGTTGTAGGCAATCACTTCGGCGCGGATAAAGCCTTTTTCGAAGTCGGTGTGGATCACGCCGGCAGCCTGTGGTGCGGTGGCACCGACCTTGACGGTCCAGGCGCGCACTTCTTCGACGCCGGCAGTGAAGTAGGTCTGCAGGTTGAGCATTTCATAACCGGCGCGGATCACACGGTTCAGGCCAGGTTCTTCCAGGCCCAGGGCCTCGAGGAACATGTCTTTTTCTTCACCGTCATCCAGCTCGGCGATTTCCGCTTCGATCTTGTTGCACACCGGCACCACGATGGCGCCTTCTTCGTCGGCGATGGCCTTGACCACGTCCAGCAGTGGGTTGTTCTCGAAACCGTCTTCAGCGACGTTGGCGATGTACATCACCGGCTTGGTGGTCAACAGGTGGAAACCCTTGATCACGGCCTTCTCGTCGGCACCCATGTTCTTCATCAGGCTGCGTGCCGGCTTGCCTTCGGTGAAGTGCGCGATCAACTGCTCCAGCAGGCCTTTCTGGACAACCGCGTCCTTGTCGCCACCCTTGGCGTTACGCGCGACTTTCTGCAGTTGCTTCTCGCAGCTGTCGAGGTCGGCGAAGATCAGTTCCAGGTCGATGATCTCGATATCGCGTTTCGGGTCGACACTGTTGGAGACGTGAATCACGTTCTCGTCTTCAAAGCAGCGGACCACGTGGGCGATGGCATCGGTCTCGCGGATGTTGGCCAGGAACTTGTTGCCCAGGCCTTCACCTTTCGACGCACCGGCAACCAGGCCGGCGATGTCGACGAATTCCATGGTGGTCGGCAGGATGCGCTTGGGATTGACGATGGCCGCCAGGGCGTCCAGGCGTGGATCCGGCATCGGCACGATACCGCTGTTGGGCTCGATGGTGCAGAAGGGGAAGTTCTCCGCCGCAATACCGGACTTGGTCAGGGCGTTGAACAGGGTGGATTTGCCGACGTTGGGCAGGCCGACGATGCCGCAATTGAATCCCATGGTGTTTCCCCTCGATAAGAGTCAGGCCTTCTGGCTGTGCAGGTTTTTCATCGCGCGGTTCCATTCACCGGCGAAGATATCCGGCAGCACGCCGAGGGCAAAGTCGATGCTGGCATCGAGTTTTTCCTGTTCGGCGCGTGGCGCACGACCCAGGACGAAATTTGAAACCATACTGGCAACGCCTGGGTGGC of Pseudomonas azotoformans contains these proteins:
- a CDS encoding type III secretion system HrpP C-terminal domain-containing protein, with translation MTQVSDKPAERPRGLEQREEREPGAGGVVPVELTRLFNQMWAEDGEGSGGGAYLSRSKSLGGAAMIEALAEQLATRLQGASQWPLQAVFHLPRLGRINASVHREQSSWSIDLEAQEEATARWLSGMRQQCEDRFARMLGQPVSVFLPDAGCAC
- a CDS encoding FliM/FliN family flagellar motor switch protein, coding for MLVPLLTLPTVNGNTVAARRRLGRGLCMPFQVAGQRGQLRLEPGRAPARGEVACFDTVYGVLALADAGPLLSLLGECPVTLAPSGNDPDSWFWTLFQYHLSPQVKALLGNIRLLETKPSKAFGCRLSVTLGQSRVEGYMWMSAESFLAFCDAGLWRATAGPLPASFRLAIAVPLGHLQLPIAQARSLRTGDVLVLEQTFFHPQGSGHVQVGKQRLHGCIGDDSGPLCLILTSIEETSVDEEFIAPHYAGDEGDEPVMDVFGHEPFDELSMALNVRCGTLNLTLGELRNLAPGAVLGITGYAPGTAGLYYGDRPLGQGQLVEVDGRLGLQLSRVMFDR
- the sctR gene encoding type III secretion system export apparatus subunit SctR, which encodes MTFQGVDPLILALLLATLSLMPMLLIVCTAFLKIVIVLMITRNAIGVQQVPPSMAINGIALAATLFIMAPVGYEVAENVKASPLDLSSVQTFLQTGNEAIKPLRAFMLRNIDPDVLTHLLENTARLWPAQMAQEVQREDFILLIPAFVLSQLQAGFEIGFLIYIPFIVIDLIVSNLLLALGMQMVSPMTISLPLKLLLFVLVSGWSRLFDSLSLSYL
- the sctS gene encoding type III secretion system export apparatus subunit SctS translates to MEPIVLFKQGMLLVVVLSAPPLIIAVVVGVMTSLVQALMQVQDQTLPFGIKLVAVGITLIMTGRWIGVELIQLMNLTFDMIGRSALN
- the sctT gene encoding type III secretion system export apparatus subunit SctT, with amino-acid sequence MQLYLEYLPSLVIGMARIYPCGILVAAFCFQHIKGMPRHTIVMVLALMPAPGIHAALAGQDYSSMLLIALVLKEVALGVLLGVLLSMPFWMFESVGALLDNQRGALAGGQLNPSLGPDATPIGHLFKQLAIFLLMASLGLGALTQVIWDSYLIWPPTVWFPLPAANGMSVFIGLLGDTFTHMMLYAAPFIAVLLLLEFGIALLGVYSQQLQVSTLAPPVKSLAGIGILLLYYALLQDLIVGRMGLLGDLKHSVGLLIKVAIP
- the sctU gene encoding type III secretion system export apparatus subunit SctU translates to MSDSGEKKHPASAKKLRDQRKKGQVAQSQDVAKLVALTAISEIALFTAESSLQRFQQLMLLPMSRLAQPFARALEEVLFEGMVVFFSFALLMAGVAIAAKLISSWMQFGLLFAPETLKLDFNRLNPISQIKQMFSAQQLMNLLMSVAKACLIALILYVVIWPSLGTLINLATSDLQSYILALIALFRHLLHVCLGMLLVLALIDLIMAKHFFAKRMRMTQVEVVKEYKDMEGDPHVKGQRRALAQQLAQEEPKVKLPKLEEADMLVVNPTHFAVALYYRPGKTPLPLLVSKGTDAEARKLIHRAKVADVPVIQCVWLARTLYTRKLGASIPRETLQAVAVIYRTLRELDDEAKRETLELPELEQR
- a CDS encoding transcriptional regulator, coding for MPDDQRQVFLDNLVSGTAAHLSLAPGISACALQAGNRPGLALKIAREAVQAGQLQRVLERRFEQALAFDGCFIYVDDQDALVIWHALPTTHSTVDRVLSRLLSLANLQTLDADRIR
- the hrpT gene encoding HrpT family type III secretion system protein, translated to MKYRPLPIILIGAALLVSGCTPTCKGDSCSRPQSTKDKMVIWWPSSMRVEPGPAGERADYQTVSLER